GCCAGGGGGAAGAGTGCTTTAAGCATCGGGTCTAAAAACCAGTAGTCCATGATTACACCTCCATGCCTGTTAAGGTTTGGGTTAAGCCGAAGTTAACACACCATGCCTCTCCCCTGGAGCAGATTACGTTTGGCTTCTGAGGCATGGAAAAGGCACTTGACTAGATCAGGATAATTTTTTTTAATAAGTTTCTTGTCAATTAGGTTGTGGTTAAGATGGTTAAAAGATTTTTTCACCGAATATCTGCTTTTGAGGCTCCCGGCCTTGCCAGATTTCCTTAGTTTACCAGAACCAAAACAAAAAGATAAATAATTTATTTATGAGTGTACCAGACCATCAGAAACAATCAAGAACAATCGCCGCTCCTGGTCAAGGCGCTCAGTTCAATCCTGCTCCCAGGTGAAGACGATCTTGTTGTCCTTAAACTCTGCAATCTGTCTTTCGGTATAGCCCAGTTCAGTCAGCACCTCTTCAGTATGCTGACCTAGCCGGGGGGCAGGCCGCCTGATGATTCCGGACATGTCAGAGAATTGCGGCCCGACGCCCGGCTGCCGCACCAGTCCAATTTCTGTGTATTCCTGTTCATCGAAGAGGTCATTTTCCTCGCAGTGCCGGTCATGAATCAGTTCCTCGGCCGTCTGTCCCAGGGCGGCCGGCACCTGCGCCTGCTTCAGGACGGTGATCCAGTCCGCGGCAGGCCTGCCGCGAAAGGCGATGGTAAAAATTTTCACCAGGGCCTCGTCATTTTCTTTTCGCTTCTTAAGGCTTTCGAATCTGGGATCAGAGCCGAGCCTCTCCAGCTCCAGAACCTGACACAGGCTCTGCCACTGCCTCTCACTCTGGCATAACACAAAAATCCACCGGCCGTCCCTGGTCTGGTAGTGACGAAGGAGGGCGTTTTCGCCCAGGAGGTTTGAATCTCCCTTATCCTTATGCTTCATGCCGGCATAATCCATGAACTTGCCTGACTGAAGAGCGATCGAGGCGTTGGTCAGGGACGTCTCGACCCTTTGTCCCTTGCCCGTCCTGGCGCGGACCAGGAGAGCCAGGACGGCCCCGTAGGCGGCCAGCATGGGGCAGGCCAGATCGTTTATGGCGATCTGGTGATAAACCGGAGGTTTCCCCATGCCGCCTTGGCCGACCATCTGGCCGCTGCGGGCCTGAAGGAGAGGGTCATAGCCAGGCCAGGCGCTGTAAGGCCCTGTAGAACCGTGTCCCAGAGCTGATACGTATATAAGGTCCGGCTTGATTTTGATCAGGGAATCGTAGTCCAGACCGAGTTTATGCCACACGCCCCAGCGCGCGTTTTCCACGACTAGGTTGGATGTGGTGATGAGCTTATATATTATCTGTCTGCCTTGTTCCTTTTTGAGGTCAAGGGAGAGAGACCTCTTGCCGCGATTACACGCCAGGAAGCCTCCGCCGACGCTGCGCCAGGAATCACCGTCAGGCGGTTCGACCTTGATCACGTCCGCGCCCATATCAGCCAGGAGCATGGCGGCGTAAGGGCCGTTTATCATGGTGGTGAAGTCGGTTACCCGGATCCCATCCAGGGGATGCATGCGTGTACTCCTCGATTGCTTATATGACTTTTCGATCCCTAAGCCCGGCGATCTCCTGAGCGGAGTAACCCAGAAGCTTAGCCAGGACCACCTCGGTGTGCTCACCGTGCTTCGGGGAACGGCTTTTTACCCGGCCGGGCGTCAGCCCCAACTTGGCCGGGACTCCCATTTGGCGCACCATACCCAGGCCAGGCTCTTCCACCTCCACCACCATCTCGTTGGCCAGCACCTGGGGGTCATTGAGGAACTCTTCCACGGGCAGGGTCGGGGCGCAGGGGATATCCTCTGCCTTCAGGAACTCAAGCCATTCGTCCCTGGTTCTGGCCGAGAAGATTTCTTTAAACATGGAGATAACCTCTTCGTTTCTGGGCGGCAGAATCAGGAAAGGCGCGCCCTCAAAGAGAGGGTCAACCAGCCATTCGTCATGTCCCATGGCCAGGGCGAACTTGGTGAAAAAGGTGAAGTTTCCGAGGGCCAGGAAGAGCCACTGGCCGTCACTACCTTGGTAAAGCTTGTAGAGCGGCATTAGCCCCTGCGGGTCTGAGAATGGGATTCTGATCTTGTCTTTAAAGTCCACGAGCATGCCGCTGGCCGCGGCCATGGTCGAACCCAGCAGGGAGATTTCAACCTTCTGCCCCTGGCCGGTCATTTCACGCGCCAGCAGGGCGGTCGTGATGCTGAAGGCCGCCATGAAGGCGGTGTAGTAACTGGGCAGAGGCAGTACCAGGTAGGTCGGGAGACTATCCTCTCTTCCCCCTTGCTCCACATAAATTCCAGCGATAGACGCTACGATGGGGTCCCAGCCTGGCAGGTCACGGTACGGCCCTTTGCAGCCAAATCCGGAAATGGAACAGTAGATTATCCGGGGGTTCAGACGCCGCACCGTTTCAGAGCCGATACCCAGCCTCTCGGCTACACCGGGGCGGAAGTTCTCAATGATCACGTCAGCCTGTTCGGCCAGTTCCAGGGCCACGCGCTGGCCTTCTTCTTTTTTCAGGTCCAACGCCACGCCCTTCTTGCTGCGGTTTAAGACCATGAAACCAGGCTCATTGCGACAGGGGTCACCCGAAGGCCGCTCCACTTTAATGACCTCAGCGCCCTGCTCGGCTAAAAGCATGGCGGCGTAAGGGCCGGGGATGTAGTGACCAACATCAAGTACTCTGAAACCAGACAGCGCTTGCTCCATCGGATTGAAACCCCCAAATTTGAGTGCATGGCATTTAAAGATCAAACCACCCGGATTACAAAGTTGGGGCATACCTCGGCGCAATACCCGCACAGAATACATTTGGCCATATCCACGACCGATTGACCCTTTTTGCCTTTTGACTCGTCGGCCTGGGAGTAGTCAATGGAAAGGGCGCCCTGGTCGCAGGCTTCCACACAGTCGCCGCAGCCGACACACAGGTTATAAATCTTGAGGGCGCGTCGGACGGTTTCAACCTGAGCTAGCGTTTCTTTAGAAACCTCCCTGCCTTCAAAGATGCTGACGTTCATTTCCACCTCAGCCGGTGATTTCATGCCCACGCATATAGAATCCA
The window above is part of the Deltaproteobacteria bacterium genome. Proteins encoded here:
- a CDS encoding CoA transferase, with the protein product MHPLDGIRVTDFTTMINGPYAAMLLADMGADVIKVEPPDGDSWRSVGGGFLACNRGKRSLSLDLKKEQGRQIIYKLITTSNLVVENARWGVWHKLGLDYDSLIKIKPDLIYVSALGHGSTGPYSAWPGYDPLLQARSGQMVGQGGMGKPPVYHQIAINDLACPMLAAYGAVLALLVRARTGKGQRVETSLTNASIALQSGKFMDYAGMKHKDKGDSNLLGENALLRHYQTRDGRWIFVLCQSERQWQSLCQVLELERLGSDPRFESLKKRKENDEALVKIFTIAFRGRPAADWITVLKQAQVPAALGQTAEELIHDRHCEENDLFDEQEYTEIGLVRQPGVGPQFSDMSGIIRRPAPRLGQHTEEVLTELGYTERQIAEFKDNKIVFTWEQD
- a CDS encoding CoA transferase, with the protein product MEQALSGFRVLDVGHYIPGPYAAMLLAEQGAEVIKVERPSGDPCRNEPGFMVLNRSKKGVALDLKKEEGQRVALELAEQADVIIENFRPGVAERLGIGSETVRRLNPRIIYCSISGFGCKGPYRDLPGWDPIVASIAGIYVEQGGREDSLPTYLVLPLPSYYTAFMAAFSITTALLAREMTGQGQKVEISLLGSTMAAASGMLVDFKDKIRIPFSDPQGLMPLYKLYQGSDGQWLFLALGNFTFFTKFALAMGHDEWLVDPLFEGAPFLILPPRNEEVISMFKEIFSARTRDEWLEFLKAEDIPCAPTLPVEEFLNDPQVLANEMVVEVEEPGLGMVRQMGVPAKLGLTPGRVKSRSPKHGEHTEVVLAKLLGYSAQEIAGLRDRKVI